A single window of Streptomyces xanthii DNA harbors:
- a CDS encoding amidohydrolase, producing the protein MTGTASADLVFTGGPVHTGSPARSRARGVAVRGERIVAVGHDEVRELIGPRTEVVDLDGKLLIPGFQDAHIHPVGGGIEMGQCDLSHAEALPEYRELIAAYASAHPDDAWITGGGWSMEAFPGGLPTAAELDSLVPDRPAYLVNRDHHGAWVNSAALRLAGIDRHTPDPADGRIERDADGEPTGMLQEGAANLVGRLLPEVTREERIAGLLRAQELLHSLGVTAWQDALLGSHANLTDPTDAYLACADDGRLTARVVGSLWWDRARGTEQIEELIARRAAGTRGRLRSTTVKIMQDGVAENGTAALLGPYLDSCGCRSDNSGISFVPPEDLKKYVTALDAHGFQVHFHALGDRAVREALDAVEAARAANGWTDHRPHLAHLQVVHPDDIGRFRALGATANMQPLWAAHEPQMDELTIPFLGAERAGWQYPFGDLLRAGATLAAGSDWPVSSPDPLEGIHVAVNRIVPEAPEGTPVFLPEQRLTLQDALTAYTAGSAYVNGLDAETGTIAPGYLADLVVLDRDPFAGPAEEIASTRVEGTYVGGRRVFG; encoded by the coding sequence ATGACCGGCACCGCATCCGCCGATCTCGTCTTCACCGGCGGTCCCGTCCACACCGGTTCCCCCGCCCGCTCGCGGGCCCGCGGTGTGGCCGTGCGCGGCGAGCGGATCGTCGCCGTAGGACATGACGAGGTGCGGGAGCTGATCGGCCCGCGCACCGAGGTCGTCGACCTGGACGGGAAGCTGCTGATCCCCGGCTTCCAGGACGCACACATCCATCCCGTGGGCGGCGGCATCGAGATGGGCCAGTGCGACCTGAGCCACGCGGAGGCCCTGCCGGAGTACCGGGAGCTGATCGCGGCGTACGCCTCCGCGCACCCGGACGACGCGTGGATCACCGGCGGCGGCTGGTCCATGGAGGCCTTCCCCGGTGGTCTGCCGACGGCCGCCGAACTGGACTCCCTGGTGCCCGACCGGCCCGCTTACCTCGTCAACCGCGACCACCACGGCGCCTGGGTCAACTCGGCGGCACTGCGTCTGGCCGGCATCGACCGGCACACGCCCGACCCGGCCGACGGGCGGATCGAGCGGGACGCGGACGGCGAGCCGACCGGCATGCTCCAGGAGGGCGCGGCGAACCTGGTCGGCCGGCTGCTGCCGGAGGTCACACGCGAGGAGCGGATCGCCGGGCTGCTGCGCGCGCAGGAGCTGCTGCACTCGCTCGGCGTCACGGCCTGGCAGGACGCGCTGCTGGGCTCGCACGCCAACCTCACCGACCCGACGGACGCGTACCTGGCCTGCGCGGACGACGGCCGCCTCACCGCCCGCGTGGTCGGTTCCCTGTGGTGGGACCGGGCGCGGGGCACCGAGCAGATCGAGGAGCTGATCGCCCGCCGCGCGGCGGGCACCCGGGGCCGGCTGCGCTCCACGACCGTGAAGATCATGCAGGACGGCGTCGCGGAGAACGGCACGGCGGCGCTGCTCGGCCCGTACCTGGACAGCTGCGGCTGCCGGAGCGACAACAGCGGCATCAGCTTCGTGCCGCCGGAGGACCTCAAGAAGTACGTGACCGCGCTGGACGCGCACGGGTTCCAGGTGCACTTCCACGCGCTCGGCGACCGTGCGGTGCGCGAGGCGCTCGACGCCGTGGAGGCGGCCCGCGCGGCCAACGGCTGGACGGACCACCGGCCGCACCTGGCGCATCTGCAGGTGGTGCACCCGGACGACATCGGCCGTTTCCGGGCGCTCGGCGCGACCGCGAACATGCAGCCGCTGTGGGCCGCGCACGAGCCGCAGATGGACGAGCTGACGATCCCGTTCCTGGGTGCGGAGCGGGCCGGGTGGCAGTACCCGTTCGGCGATCTGCTGCGGGCGGGGGCGACGCTCGCCGCGGGCAGCGACTGGCCGGTGAGCAGCCCGGACCCGCTGGAGGGCATCCACGTGGCGGTGAACCGGATCGTGCCGGAGGCTCCCGAGGGCACCCCGGTGTTCCTGCCGGAGCAGCGTCTGACGCTCCAGGACGCGCTCACCGCGTACACGGCGGGCAGCGCGTACGTGAACGGGCTCGACGCCGAGACCGGCACGATCGCGCCCGGGTACCTGGCCGACCTGGTGGTCCTGGACCGGGACCCGTTCGCGGGCCCGGCCGAGGAGATCGCCTCGACGCGGGTGGAGGGGACGTACGTCGGGGGCCGGCGCGTGTTCGGCTAG
- a CDS encoding alpha-L-fucosidase: MALSRRHLLFAATATAAVATTGLPASAASAATARGAAEPRFRIPVSPDDTLDELVAKASQVRPTPRQIAWQGLEKTAFLHFGVNTFTGLEWGIGDEDPEIFQPTGLDTDQWARALADGGFKLAILTVKHHDGFVLYPSRYTGHSVRSSSWRGGKGDVLRDFAASMRRHGIKVGVYVSPADENQYLDGVYANGSARSTRTIPELVDGDDRSGRDLTTYELDATDYGAHMLNQLYEVLTEYGPVDEVWFDGSQGRIPPDKVEKYDWDSWYALIRALAPDASIAVSGPDVRWVGNEGGLARENEWSVIPVKDTGNGKYDYALPYDAPDDGSRDALLEARTKAAYLQWWPAECDVSIRPGWFYHADQQPKSVAQLTDIWFRSVGRGAVLLLNVPPDTNGLLPAADVTRLREFRERTDRELPGDLARDAKVTVDDAGTRTVDLGRPVAVDRIRLAEDIRHGQQVESFVVEAEGDGGWTAVTGAGTVGAARVLALGTPVTARRFRLRITQARADVHLARFELHKSQV, from the coding sequence ATGGCACTCAGCAGACGACACCTCCTGTTCGCCGCGACGGCCACCGCCGCCGTCGCCACCACCGGCCTGCCCGCGTCCGCCGCCTCCGCGGCGACCGCGCGCGGCGCCGCCGAACCCCGCTTCCGGATCCCCGTGAGCCCCGACGACACCCTTGACGAACTCGTCGCCAAGGCGTCCCAGGTCCGGCCCACTCCCCGCCAGATCGCCTGGCAGGGCCTGGAGAAGACCGCGTTCCTGCACTTCGGCGTCAACACCTTCACCGGCCTCGAATGGGGCATCGGCGACGAGGACCCGGAGATCTTCCAGCCCACCGGGCTCGACACCGACCAGTGGGCCCGCGCCCTCGCCGACGGCGGCTTCAAGCTCGCCATCCTCACCGTCAAGCACCACGACGGCTTCGTCCTCTACCCGTCCCGGTACACCGGCCACAGCGTCCGCTCCAGCAGCTGGCGCGGCGGCAAGGGCGACGTCCTGCGCGACTTCGCCGCCTCCATGCGCCGCCACGGCATCAAGGTCGGCGTCTACGTCTCGCCCGCCGACGAGAACCAGTACCTCGACGGCGTCTACGCCAACGGCAGCGCCCGCTCCACCCGCACGATCCCCGAGCTCGTCGACGGCGACGACCGCTCCGGGCGCGACCTGACCACGTACGAGCTCGACGCCACGGACTACGGCGCCCACATGCTCAACCAGCTCTACGAGGTGCTCACCGAGTACGGGCCCGTCGACGAGGTCTGGTTCGACGGGTCGCAGGGCCGGATCCCGCCGGACAAGGTCGAGAAGTACGACTGGGACAGCTGGTACGCGCTGATCCGCGCACTCGCCCCGGACGCCTCGATCGCCGTGTCCGGGCCCGACGTCCGCTGGGTCGGCAACGAGGGCGGACTGGCCCGCGAGAACGAGTGGAGCGTCATCCCGGTCAAGGACACCGGCAACGGCAAGTACGACTACGCGCTGCCCTACGACGCGCCGGACGACGGCAGCCGCGACGCGCTCCTGGAGGCCCGCACCAAGGCCGCCTACCTCCAGTGGTGGCCCGCCGAGTGCGACGTGTCGATCCGGCCCGGCTGGTTCTACCACGCCGACCAGCAGCCCAAGTCGGTCGCGCAGCTCACCGACATCTGGTTCCGCTCGGTGGGCCGCGGCGCCGTGCTGCTGCTCAACGTGCCGCCGGACACGAACGGCCTGCTCCCGGCCGCCGACGTGACCCGGCTGAGGGAGTTCCGCGAGCGCACCGACCGCGAGCTGCCGGGCGACCTCGCGCGGGACGCGAAGGTCACCGTCGACGACGCGGGCACCCGCACCGTCGACCTCGGCCGCCCGGTGGCCGTGGACCGGATCCGGCTCGCGGAGGACATCCGGCACGGCCAGCAGGTCGAGAGCTTCGTCGTCGAGGCCGAGGGTGACGGCGGCTGGACCGCCGTCACCGGCGCGGGCACCGTCGGCGCCGCCCGCGTCCTCGCCCTCGGCACACCGGTGACGGCCCGCCGCTTCCGGCTGCGGATCACGCAGGCGCGGGCCGACGTCCACCTCGCACGGTTCGAACTGCACAAGTCGCAGGTGTGA
- a CDS encoding beta-N-acetylhexosaminidase has translation MLTESRTKPPAGRRRPRIVGAALALLVAALPVTAAHAAPGAEAAAPQTLPALTDWTAGQGTYTFGDRTRLVADDIASRRVARTLAGDLRAAGHGTVPVTDGPARTGDIVVDVAPGREPLGTEGYELRAGQRLEITGAAETGAFYGTRTLLQLLARGDTIPAGRTVDVPRYPERGVGVCACYVHISTDWLENLVRDMAYRKLNQLLLEIKVKSDRHPEANTWGYYTKGEIRRLVALGEKYHVTIVPEINSPGHMDPWIENRPDLQLVDTDGKAQPSRLDVTKPEAFAYYKSLVDEYADVFPARWWHMGADEYMLGSDFAKYPHVLEYAREKYGPDATPQDAFIDFVNRVEAYARSKGKALRIWNDGLTGANTVPVAPGTTVEHWLNVKVRPSTLIAQGHPVMNAAYSLYLVRGGFHTNTRKLYDEQWDPRSFEGEKLTSSKGITGAKISLWPDNGRGETENEVARATAPALAHIAQVTWGAAHPDADYGAFTARAAAAGTAPGLRDLTRVPVADGTYTLADRAGRTPARTVRVARTPDGYATLTDSASGTCLETRSGKLTLNVPLQPGSAATWETCDPENTLQRWQLTRAPGGLTLTNAITRMTLDAGPDGGLAQYPPDQETPTTWTLTQN, from the coding sequence ATGTTGACCGAGTCGCGTACGAAACCGCCCGCAGGGCGCCGCAGACCGCGCATCGTCGGCGCCGCCCTGGCCCTCCTCGTCGCGGCGCTCCCCGTCACCGCCGCCCACGCCGCCCCCGGTGCCGAGGCCGCCGCCCCGCAGACCCTGCCGGCCCTGACCGACTGGACGGCGGGACAGGGCACCTACACCTTCGGCGACCGGACCAGGCTCGTCGCCGACGACATCGCGTCCCGCCGCGTCGCCCGCACCCTCGCCGGCGACCTGCGCGCGGCCGGCCACGGCACCGTGCCCGTCACCGACGGCCCCGCCAGGACCGGTGACATCGTCGTCGACGTCGCCCCCGGCCGGGAGCCGCTCGGCACGGAGGGCTACGAGCTGCGGGCCGGGCAGCGCCTGGAGATCACCGGCGCCGCCGAGACCGGAGCGTTCTACGGCACCCGCACCCTGCTCCAGCTCCTCGCCCGGGGCGACACGATCCCGGCCGGACGGACCGTCGACGTGCCCCGCTACCCGGAGCGCGGCGTCGGCGTCTGCGCCTGCTACGTGCACATCTCCACCGACTGGCTGGAGAACCTCGTCCGCGACATGGCGTACCGCAAGCTCAACCAGCTGCTCCTCGAGATCAAGGTCAAGAGCGACCGGCACCCCGAGGCGAACACCTGGGGCTACTACACCAAGGGCGAGATCCGCCGGCTCGTCGCGCTCGGCGAGAAGTACCACGTCACGATCGTCCCCGAGATCAACTCACCCGGGCACATGGACCCGTGGATCGAGAACCGCCCCGACCTCCAGCTCGTCGACACCGACGGCAAGGCCCAGCCCTCCCGCCTCGACGTCACCAAGCCCGAGGCGTTCGCCTACTACAAGAGCCTCGTCGACGAGTACGCCGACGTCTTCCCGGCCCGCTGGTGGCACATGGGCGCCGACGAGTACATGCTCGGCTCCGACTTCGCCAAGTACCCGCACGTCCTGGAGTACGCGCGCGAGAAGTACGGCCCGGACGCCACGCCCCAGGACGCGTTCATCGACTTCGTCAACCGTGTCGAGGCCTACGCGCGGAGCAAGGGCAAGGCGCTGCGCATCTGGAACGACGGCCTGACCGGCGCCAACACCGTGCCCGTCGCCCCCGGCACCACCGTCGAACACTGGCTGAACGTCAAGGTCAGGCCCAGCACCCTCATCGCGCAGGGCCACCCGGTGATGAACGCCGCCTACTCGCTCTACCTCGTGCGCGGCGGCTTCCACACGAACACCCGCAAGCTCTACGACGAGCAGTGGGACCCGCGCAGCTTCGAGGGCGAGAAGCTGACCTCCAGCAAGGGCATCACCGGAGCCAAGATCAGCCTCTGGCCCGACAACGGTCGCGGCGAGACCGAGAACGAGGTCGCGCGGGCCACCGCCCCCGCCCTCGCCCACATCGCCCAGGTCACGTGGGGCGCCGCCCACCCCGACGCCGACTACGGCGCCTTCACCGCCCGCGCCGCGGCGGCCGGCACCGCGCCCGGTCTGCGCGACCTGACCCGCGTCCCCGTCGCCGACGGCACGTACACCCTCGCCGACCGCGCCGGACGCACCCCCGCCCGCACGGTCCGCGTCGCCCGCACCCCCGACGGCTACGCCACGCTCACCGACTCCGCCTCCGGCACCTGCCTGGAGACCCGCAGCGGCAAGCTCACCCTCAACGTGCCGCTGCAGCCCGGCTCCGCCGCCACCTGGGAGACCTGCGATCCCGAGAACACCCTCCAGCGCTGGCAGCTCACCCGTGCGCCGGGCGGCCTCACCCTCACCAACGCCATCACCCGCATGACGCTCGACGCCGGCCCCGACGGCGGGCTCGCGCAGTACCCGCCCGACCAGGAGACCCCGACGACCTGGACCCTCACCCAGAACTGA